A window from Telopea speciosissima isolate NSW1024214 ecotype Mountain lineage chromosome 8, Tspe_v1, whole genome shotgun sequence encodes these proteins:
- the LOC122672247 gene encoding uncharacterized protein LOC122672247 has translation MPHRFTTAAHGEALAVRTTLSKAISLGCTHLQVESDNSEVIKFLQGADSLPPLDAAIAIANCISLCSSFASISFHFVPRDLNSEPEESQKHLGRFIESPSGSADLLEEVHQVPMPCFKPIDTPMDPHLQLGVSDDKDFVDKHLYTILVGKLIYLTTTRPDILFAIGVINQFMEKLK, from the exons ATGCCTCATCGCTTTACAACTGCGGCTCATGGAGAAGCTCTTGCTGTTCGCACAACTTTGTCCAAGGCCATCTCTTTAGGTTGCACTCATCTGCAAGTGGAATCAGATAACAGTGAGGTTATCAAATTTCTGCAGGGTGCTGACAGCTTACCACCACTAGATGCGGCAATTGCTATTGCTAATTGCATCTCTCTCTGTTCCTCTTTTGCTTCTATTTCATTCCACTTTGTTCCAAGGGATCTGAATT CTGAGCCAGAAGAAAGCCAGAAACATTTAGGAAGGTTCATCGAATCACCATCTGGATCTGCTGATCTCTTAGAGGAAGTCCATCAGGTTCCAATGCCTT GCTTTAAGCCTATTGATACCCCTATGGATCCTCATCTGCAACTTGGAGTCAGTGATGATAAAGATTTTGTGGACAAACACTTGTACACAATATTAGTTGGTAAGCTCATCTATCTTACTACCACTAGACCTGACATATTGTTTGCAATTGGTGTCATTAATCAGTTCATGGAGAAACTTAAATAG